In Sphingopyxis sp. FD7, a single window of DNA contains:
- the mutL gene encoding DNA mismatch repair endonuclease MutL yields MSIRRLPETLVNRIAAGEVVERPAAALKELVENAIDAGATRISVRIAEGGIARLEVEDDGCGMTAADMALALERHATSKLPDDAIEAVTTLGFRGEALPSIASVARLTLESRTPGGDGWRRVVDNGALAGEGPAALGQGTRVMVEDLFARIPARRKFLRSARSEYAACLDVVRRLAMARPDVGFTLEHDGRRVLDVQGGQDRVARVAALTSRDLAANSIGVDLTRGDVHLGGVISLPTYNRGIADHQYLFVNGRPVKDRLLVGALRGAYADLLARDRHPVVALFLDVPTSEVDVNVHPAKTEVRFRDPQLIRGMIVGGLRRALDEHGFRSVQRPAEAALGAWQQEPVAPPPTTGFLFDRRAEIAAHPFAAEVSLPAADVARVYDRLMPFAAPAPLAGRAEVAVTPPPAADAHPLGIARGQIAKTYIVAEAEDGLVIVDQHAAHERLVLETLKRGMMGQAVPSQGLLIPEVVELDEPACDRLEAAASALAALGVELERFGPAAVMVRATPAMLGAIDCHKLITDIADDLAGYDAALGLSERLELVAATMACHGSVRAGRTLNVAEMNALLRQMEVTPHSGQCNHGRPTWVKLAMGDVERLFGRK; encoded by the coding sequence ATGTCAATACGCCGCCTGCCCGAAACGCTCGTAAATCGGATCGCGGCCGGTGAAGTGGTCGAAAGACCCGCCGCTGCGCTCAAGGAACTGGTCGAAAATGCCATCGACGCGGGCGCGACTCGCATATCGGTGCGAATCGCCGAGGGGGGCATCGCGCGGCTGGAGGTCGAGGATGACGGCTGCGGCATGACCGCCGCCGACATGGCGCTCGCGCTTGAGCGCCATGCCACGTCGAAGCTGCCCGATGACGCGATCGAGGCGGTGACGACGCTGGGGTTCCGCGGCGAGGCTTTGCCCTCGATCGCCAGCGTCGCCCGGCTGACGCTCGAAAGCCGGACGCCGGGGGGCGACGGCTGGCGCCGGGTCGTCGACAATGGCGCGCTGGCTGGCGAAGGGCCCGCGGCGCTGGGCCAGGGCACGCGCGTGATGGTCGAGGATCTGTTCGCGCGCATCCCCGCGCGGCGCAAGTTCCTGCGCAGCGCGCGCAGCGAATATGCCGCCTGCCTCGACGTCGTGCGGCGGCTTGCGATGGCGCGCCCGGATGTGGGCTTCACGCTCGAGCATGACGGGCGGCGCGTGCTCGACGTGCAGGGCGGACAGGACCGCGTCGCGCGCGTCGCCGCGCTCACCAGCCGCGACCTTGCAGCGAACAGCATCGGCGTCGATCTGACGCGCGGCGACGTGCATCTGGGCGGCGTCATCAGCCTGCCGACCTACAATCGCGGCATCGCCGACCATCAATATCTGTTCGTCAACGGCCGCCCGGTGAAGGACCGGCTGCTCGTCGGTGCGCTGCGCGGCGCCTATGCCGACCTGCTCGCGCGCGACCGCCACCCGGTCGTTGCGCTGTTCCTCGACGTGCCGACCAGCGAGGTCGATGTGAACGTCCATCCCGCCAAGACCGAGGTGCGCTTTCGCGACCCGCAGCTCATTCGCGGGATGATCGTTGGCGGGCTGCGTCGTGCGCTCGACGAGCATGGCTTTCGCAGTGTCCAACGCCCCGCCGAGGCGGCGCTTGGCGCATGGCAGCAGGAACCCGTCGCGCCGCCGCCGACGACGGGCTTTCTCTTCGACCGGCGCGCCGAAATTGCGGCGCATCCTTTCGCCGCCGAAGTGTCGCTGCCCGCCGCCGACGTCGCGCGCGTCTATGACCGGCTGATGCCCTTCGCCGCGCCCGCGCCGCTTGCCGGACGCGCCGAGGTCGCGGTGACGCCGCCGCCCGCCGCCGACGCGCACCCGCTCGGCATCGCGCGCGGCCAGATCGCCAAGACCTATATCGTCGCCGAGGCCGAGGACGGGCTCGTCATCGTCGACCAGCACGCCGCGCACGAACGCCTTGTGCTCGAAACGCTGAAGCGCGGCATGATGGGGCAGGCGGTGCCGTCGCAGGGCCTGCTGATCCCCGAAGTCGTCGAACTCGACGAACCGGCGTGCGACCGGCTGGAGGCCGCGGCGTCGGCGCTCGCCGCGCTCGGCGTCGAACTCGAACGCTTCGGTCCCGCCGCGGTGATGGTGCGCGCGACCCCGGCGATGCTGGGCGCGATCGACTGCCACAAGCTCATCACCGACATCGCCGACGATCTCGCGGGCTATGACGCCGCGCTTGGCCTCAGTGAAAGGCTCGAACTCGTCGCCGCGACGATGGCGTGCCACGGGTCGGTGCGGGCTGGACGGACCTTGAATGTCGCCGAAATGAATGCGTTGCTTCGCCAGATGGAAGTCACGCCGCATTCGGGCCAGTGCAACCACGGGCGCCCGACGTGGGTGAAGCTGGCGATGGGCGACGTCGAACGGCTGTTCGGGAGGAAATGA
- a CDS encoding alkaline phosphatase D family protein, with product MYNRRHFLAGATLAGLAAPAIVRAQGLLRDFPFQLGVAAGDPASDGFVIWTRLAPEPMERHGGMPLTNVPVEWEVARDGGFREVVAKGTALARPELAHSVHVELTGLQPDRPYYYRFTAAGERSLRGRARTLPAPGAKVDAMKFGVAGCQHFESGFYGAYRHMAREELAFVYHYGDFIYEYRQDYLFDDGLPIRPVRQYAQRALFDLTDFRNAYAQTLLDIDQQAVRAVHAHLSSFDDHEIRNNWVSDHDNWKMGLDKDDPDAVSPEVFMLKKQAAMQAWYEHMPVRRSLLPRGGMVAAHREFRYGDLMAMQLLDTRQYRDDQPCGDGFKPACPDVFAKDRQVLGKAQEEWLARNLARGGATWNALAQQVTMMSLDRRRRPEETEKILNLDSWAGYEAARTRMLSRFAGLDNNIVLTGDEHQNFCGDLVLEDKVVGAEFVATSISSGGDGSDKRAGTDEWLARNPELKFANDQRGYLVCEVGREAWQTHFMVVDKVTTPVNTLSKRTTGVVERGVAGVKMA from the coding sequence ATGTACAACCGCCGCCATTTCCTTGCCGGAGCAACGCTCGCCGGGCTGGCCGCGCCGGCGATCGTCCGCGCGCAGGGGCTGCTCCGCGATTTCCCCTTCCAGCTCGGCGTCGCGGCGGGCGACCCGGCGAGCGACGGCTTCGTCATCTGGACGCGCCTCGCCCCCGAGCCGATGGAGCGCCACGGCGGGATGCCGCTGACCAATGTGCCGGTCGAATGGGAGGTCGCGCGCGACGGCGGCTTTCGCGAGGTGGTGGCAAAGGGCACCGCGCTCGCGCGGCCCGAGCTGGCGCACAGCGTCCATGTCGAGCTTACCGGATTGCAGCCCGACCGTCCCTATTATTACCGCTTCACCGCTGCGGGCGAGCGCAGCCTGCGCGGGCGCGCGCGCACGCTCCCCGCGCCCGGCGCAAAGGTCGATGCGATGAAGTTCGGCGTCGCGGGGTGCCAGCATTTCGAGTCGGGCTTTTACGGCGCCTATCGCCACATGGCGCGCGAGGAGCTGGCCTTCGTCTATCATTATGGCGATTTCATCTATGAATATCGCCAGGATTATCTGTTCGACGACGGCCTGCCGATCCGTCCCGTGCGCCAATATGCGCAGCGCGCGCTGTTCGACCTTACCGATTTCCGCAATGCCTATGCCCAGACCTTGCTCGACATCGACCAGCAGGCGGTGCGCGCGGTCCACGCGCATCTGTCGAGCTTTGACGATCACGAGATCCGCAACAATTGGGTGTCCGACCACGACAATTGGAAGATGGGGCTGGACAAGGACGATCCCGACGCCGTGTCGCCCGAGGTGTTCATGCTGAAGAAACAGGCGGCGATGCAGGCGTGGTACGAACATATGCCCGTGCGCCGGTCGCTGCTGCCGCGCGGCGGCATGGTCGCGGCACACCGCGAGTTCCGCTATGGCGACCTGATGGCGATGCAGCTGCTCGACACGCGGCAGTATCGCGACGACCAGCCGTGCGGCGACGGCTTCAAGCCTGCCTGCCCCGACGTGTTCGCGAAAGACCGGCAGGTGCTGGGCAAGGCGCAGGAGGAGTGGCTGGCGCGCAACCTGGCGCGCGGCGGCGCGACGTGGAATGCGCTGGCGCAGCAGGTGACGATGATGTCGCTCGACCGGCGGCGGCGGCCGGAGGAAACCGAGAAGATACTGAACCTCGACAGCTGGGCAGGCTATGAAGCGGCGCGGACGCGGATGCTGTCGCGCTTTGCGGGGCTCGACAACAATATCGTGCTGACCGGCGACGAGCATCAGAATTTCTGCGGCGATCTGGTTCTCGAGGACAAGGTCGTCGGCGCCGAGTTTGTCGCGACGTCGATCTCCAGTGGCGGCGACGGCAGCGACAAGCGCGCGGGCACCGACGAATGGCTGGCGCGCAACCCCGAACTCAAATTCGCCAACGACCAGCGCGGTTACCTCGTCTGCGAAGTCGGGCGCGAAGCGTGGCAGACGCATTTCATGGTCGTCGACAAGGTGACGACGCCGGTGAACACGCTTTCGAAACGCACGACGGGCGTTGTCGAACGCGGCGTGGCGGGCGTGAAGATGGCCTAG
- a CDS encoding MerR family transcriptional regulator: MQMTIGKLATAGGVGVETVRYYQRRGLMGTPARSGGVGWGGGIRRYGADDLRRLRFIRAAQTAGFTLDEISELLSLDQSDDRARVRTLARQRIAALDAKIAQMTQTRAALARLADQCAASEAGPCPIITAFEP; this comes from the coding sequence ATGCAGATGACGATAGGGAAACTCGCGACCGCGGGCGGCGTGGGCGTCGAAACCGTGCGATATTATCAGCGCCGCGGGCTGATGGGCACCCCTGCTCGGAGCGGAGGCGTCGGGTGGGGCGGCGGTATCCGCCGTTATGGCGCCGACGACCTCAGGCGCCTCAGATTCATTCGTGCGGCCCAGACAGCGGGCTTTACGCTCGACGAAATATCCGAGTTGCTGTCGCTCGACCAGAGCGACGACCGCGCCCGCGTCCGCACGCTCGCGCGTCAGCGCATCGCGGCGCTCGACGCAAAGATCGCACAGATGACCCAAACCCGCGCCGCGCTGGCGCGCCTTGCCGACCAATGCGCGGCGAGCGAAGCCGGGCCGTGCCCGATTATCACGGCGTTCGAGCCATAG
- the mreC gene encoding rod shape-determining protein MreC, whose amino-acid sequence MVRPAHRRPGQSRKAQYSLFVAYVIAVTGAVAGLLLAILSIADPVGFAQLRIASQELTAPIARGTRSVIGSISGIDDTVGAYVAAGSQNRRLRKELADTRRQLVATSSLQEENRQLKALLRLQETDKTALANGYLLTSTSTSSKRIALLSIGRNLGVAAGQPVRGADGLIGRVLTAGPSVSQVLLLTDVDNIVPVRRARDGLPALASGRGNGDLDVRTLNIANNPFKPGDILVTSGTGGLYPPNIPVAIVVRRQDDGALARPLADPGKVDAVAVLRPYTPDNIEAAGRPGPATPSAPAPAP is encoded by the coding sequence ATGGTCCGCCCGGCACATCGGCGTCCGGGGCAATCCCGAAAGGCCCAGTACAGCCTGTTCGTCGCCTATGTCATCGCGGTGACCGGCGCGGTGGCCGGGCTGTTGCTTGCCATATTGTCGATCGCGGATCCCGTCGGCTTCGCCCAGCTTCGCATCGCAAGCCAGGAGCTGACGGCACCGATCGCGCGCGGAACGCGCTCGGTCATCGGCTCGATCTCGGGGATTGACGATACGGTGGGCGCCTATGTCGCTGCGGGATCGCAGAATCGACGGCTGCGCAAGGAGCTGGCCGACACGCGGCGCCAGCTGGTCGCGACCAGCTCGCTCCAGGAAGAGAATCGCCAGCTCAAGGCGCTGCTGAGGCTCCAGGAAACCGACAAGACCGCGCTCGCCAACGGCTACCTGCTTACCTCGACCTCAACCAGCAGCAAGCGCATCGCGCTGCTCAGCATCGGGCGCAATCTGGGCGTCGCGGCGGGCCAGCCGGTGCGCGGCGCCGACGGGCTGATCGGCCGCGTGCTGACCGCCGGGCCGTCGGTGTCGCAGGTGCTGCTGCTCACCGATGTCGACAATATCGTTCCCGTGCGCCGCGCACGCGACGGGCTGCCCGCGCTGGCGAGCGGCCGCGGCAACGGCGACCTCGACGTGCGCACGCTCAATATCGCGAATAACCCGTTCAAGCCCGGCGACATATTGGTCACATCGGGCACCGGCGGGCTTTATCCGCCGAACATCCCGGTCGCGATCGTCGTGCGGCGACAGGACGACGGCGCGCTCGCACGCCCGCTCGCCGACCCCGGCAAGGTCGACGCCGTCGCGGTGTTGCGGCCCTATACGCCCGACAATATCGAGGCGGCGGGTCGGCCGGGGCCGGCCACACCCTCCGCCCCCGCCCCCGCACCGTGA
- the mrdA gene encoding penicillin-binding protein 2 → MFNKKQPPITEAWRGLTFTRRALVVGGAQAAVGVALAARMTYISVIDNDRYVLESESNRVNLTLIPPRRGWIVDRNGKALANNRVSLRIDIIPDRLHNREMVLGRLRTLLRLDGDTMERINRDLKAASGFQPVAIKEDMTEAEYSSILVRLPELPGVAPQRGFARNYPTGAAVGHLIGYVGAPNAEEYEKAKDPLYITPGYKIGKDGLEKYFQEMLKGKPGARRVEVTARGKVVRDLDTQPDVQGKTVHLTIDADLQEYVARRMGRESGAAVVIDCRNGDILAFVSMPSFDPNSFSDGISNSEYAWLRADDHQPLINKATRGLYPPGSTLKPMAAIAAIEHGVDPGERHTCIGGYRLGSRFFRCLGTHGSIDMPTAIEKSCNSYFYWLAHRLGYDAMAPTARLLGLGEEFQLAGSNQRYGTIPDSAWKLRKYDQQWTASDSLNAVIGQGYVSVNPLQLAVMTARIASGRRLYPRLVNRQFTNEPLPFSAEALAVARAGMDRVVNGAGTAVRSRLPLDGITMAGKTGTAQVRGLASGSRGQSGAWKYRDHGLFVGFAPVDNPRYATGIVIEHGMGGSRAAAPVARDFMTFLFDREKGMEALETLEAGWGGTIAERMERDYAAWKMGASSDPDPGVPE, encoded by the coding sequence ATGTTCAACAAGAAGCAGCCGCCGATCACCGAAGCGTGGAGGGGTCTCACCTTCACCCGCCGCGCGCTCGTCGTCGGCGGGGCGCAGGCCGCTGTGGGCGTCGCGCTGGCGGCGCGCATGACCTATATTTCGGTGATCGACAATGACCGCTATGTGCTCGAATCCGAAAGCAACCGCGTCAACCTGACGCTCATCCCGCCGCGCCGCGGATGGATCGTCGACCGCAACGGCAAGGCGCTGGCGAACAATCGCGTCAGCCTGCGCATCGACATCATTCCCGACCGTCTGCACAACCGCGAGATGGTGCTCGGCCGACTCCGGACGCTGCTGCGGCTCGACGGCGACACGATGGAGCGGATCAACCGCGACCTCAAGGCCGCGTCGGGGTTTCAGCCGGTCGCGATCAAGGAGGATATGACCGAGGCCGAATATAGCTCGATCCTCGTCCGACTGCCCGAACTGCCGGGCGTCGCGCCACAGCGCGGCTTTGCGCGCAACTATCCGACCGGCGCGGCGGTCGGCCACCTGATCGGCTATGTCGGCGCGCCCAATGCCGAGGAATATGAAAAGGCGAAAGATCCGCTCTACATCACGCCGGGCTACAAGATCGGCAAGGACGGGCTGGAGAAATATTTTCAGGAGATGCTGAAGGGCAAGCCCGGCGCGCGGCGCGTCGAAGTGACCGCGCGCGGCAAGGTGGTGCGCGACCTCGACACTCAGCCCGACGTGCAGGGCAAGACCGTCCACCTGACGATCGACGCCGACCTGCAGGAATATGTCGCGCGGCGCATGGGACGCGAATCGGGCGCGGCGGTGGTGATCGACTGCCGCAACGGCGACATATTGGCGTTCGTGTCGATGCCAAGCTTCGATCCCAACAGCTTTTCCGACGGGATCAGCAATTCCGAATATGCGTGGCTGCGCGCCGACGATCATCAGCCGCTCATCAACAAGGCGACGCGCGGGCTCTATCCGCCCGGTTCGACGCTGAAGCCGATGGCGGCGATCGCGGCGATCGAGCATGGCGTCGACCCCGGCGAGCGCCACACCTGCATCGGCGGCTACCGGCTTGGCAGCCGATTCTTCCGCTGCCTTGGCACGCACGGCAGCATCGACATGCCGACCGCGATCGAGAAAAGCTGCAACAGCTATTTCTACTGGCTCGCGCATCGTCTCGGCTATGACGCGATGGCGCCAACCGCGCGGCTGCTGGGACTGGGCGAGGAGTTCCAGCTGGCGGGCAGCAACCAGCGCTATGGCACCATCCCCGACAGCGCGTGGAAACTGCGCAAATATGACCAGCAATGGACCGCCTCGGACTCGCTGAACGCGGTGATCGGTCAGGGTTATGTCAGCGTCAATCCGCTCCAGCTCGCGGTGATGACGGCGCGCATCGCGTCGGGACGCCGCCTGTATCCGCGGCTGGTCAATCGGCAGTTCACCAACGAACCCCTCCCCTTCTCCGCCGAAGCGCTCGCGGTGGCGCGCGCCGGCATGGACCGCGTCGTCAACGGAGCGGGGACCGCGGTGCGCAGCCGCCTGCCGCTCGACGGCATCACCATGGCGGGCAAGACCGGCACCGCGCAGGTGCGCGGACTGGCGTCGGGATCGCGCGGGCAGAGCGGCGCGTGGAAATATCGCGATCATGGCCTGTTCGTCGGCTTCGCGCCCGTCGACAATCCGCGCTATGCCACCGGCATCGTCATCGAGCATGGCATGGGCGGCAGCCGCGCCGCCGCGCCGGTGGCGCGCGATTTCATGACCTTTCTCTTCGACCGCGAAAAAGGGATGGAGGCGCTGGAGACGCTTGAGGCCGGCTGGGGCGGCACGATCGCCGAGCGCATGGAGCGCGACTATGCGGCGTGGAAAATGGGTGCGTCGAGCGATCCCGATCCGGGGGTGCCGGAATGA
- a CDS encoding rod shape-determining protein MreD, which translates to MNRKGPRLGEPASLWRMRIVPIASVMLASALPLMLPLIASSPVLPPLGLLFFLCWQLLRAEMWPVWIGLPLGLWDDLFSGAPIGTAVGLWTLASIAIAYSSQRIYWRGFFHDWLIAALLITAIQSLAALITHPDADAVRVLGLVVPQIVISVLLVPLVMRLTGKFDNFRLKRR; encoded by the coding sequence GTGAACCGCAAGGGGCCGCGCCTTGGCGAACCCGCCTCGCTGTGGCGGATGCGGATCGTGCCGATCGCGAGCGTGATGCTCGCCTCGGCATTGCCACTGATGCTGCCGCTCATCGCCAGTTCGCCGGTGCTGCCGCCGCTCGGCCTGCTCTTTTTCCTCTGCTGGCAATTGCTGCGCGCCGAAATGTGGCCGGTGTGGATCGGCCTGCCGCTCGGCCTGTGGGACGATCTGTTCAGCGGGGCGCCGATCGGCACCGCGGTCGGACTGTGGACGCTCGCGAGCATCGCCATCGCTTATTCGTCGCAGCGTATTTACTGGCGCGGCTTCTTTCACGACTGGTTGATTGCCGCGCTGCTGATCACGGCGATCCAGTCGCTCGCCGCGCTCATCACCCACCCCGATGCCGACGCCGTGCGTGTGCTCGGCCTCGTCGTGCCACAGATCGTGATCTCGGTGCTGCTGGTACCGCTGGTCATGCGCCTGACCGGCAAGTTTGACAATTTCCGCCTGAAACGCCGATAA
- the rodA gene encoding rod shape-determining protein RodA — MIPVPPAIQRIPWKLIAILCGITGFGLLVLYSAAGGNWSPWAWQQGVRFLVFLGGALVLGRLPLRIFEDFSYLAYIGVLILLFAVELLGFVGGGSQRWLNLGFMNLQPSELMKVTIVVALARFYAQLPPASTRSVTALWPALVMIGLPAALVMLQPDLGTALSICIGGVIVMFVAGLPLWWFGSTAIAGIAALPILFSFLHDYQQRRVLIFLDPESDPLGAGYHISQSKIAIGSGGIGGKGFLNGSQSHLDYLPEGHTDFIFATMAEEWGLIGGLALLFGFFLLLRWSTRVALKARTRFGQLTAAGLTMTIFFYIAINLMMVMGLAPVVGIPLPLFSYGGSSMLTIMTCVGIILAIENDSKTGARRFH, encoded by the coding sequence ATGATTCCGGTACCGCCAGCCATCCAGCGCATCCCGTGGAAGCTGATCGCGATTCTGTGCGGCATCACGGGGTTCGGCCTGCTCGTCCTCTATTCGGCAGCGGGCGGCAACTGGTCGCCCTGGGCGTGGCAACAGGGGGTAAGATTCCTGGTCTTTCTGGGCGGCGCGCTCGTCCTTGGTCGCCTCCCCTTGCGAATTTTCGAGGATTTTTCCTATCTTGCCTATATCGGCGTACTCATCCTGCTCTTCGCGGTCGAACTGCTGGGCTTCGTCGGCGGGGGCAGCCAGCGATGGCTCAACCTCGGTTTCATGAACCTTCAGCCGTCGGAGCTGATGAAGGTCACGATCGTCGTGGCGCTTGCGCGCTTCTATGCGCAGCTACCGCCCGCAAGCACGCGCAGCGTTACGGCGCTGTGGCCGGCGCTGGTAATGATCGGCCTGCCCGCCGCGCTGGTGATGCTGCAACCCGACCTCGGCACCGCGCTGTCGATCTGCATCGGCGGAGTGATCGTGATGTTCGTCGCCGGCCTGCCGCTCTGGTGGTTCGGGAGCACGGCGATCGCAGGCATTGCGGCGTTGCCCATACTCTTTTCCTTCCTCCACGATTATCAGCAGCGGCGTGTGCTCATCTTCCTCGACCCCGAAAGCGACCCGCTCGGCGCCGGCTATCACATCAGCCAGTCGAAGATCGCGATCGGGTCGGGCGGTATCGGCGGCAAGGGCTTCCTCAATGGCTCGCAAAGTCACCTCGACTACCTTCCCGAAGGCCACACCGACTTCATCTTTGCGACGATGGCCGAGGAATGGGGGCTGATCGGCGGCCTTGCGCTCTTGTTCGGCTTTTTCCTGCTGCTCCGCTGGTCGACGCGCGTGGCGCTGAAAGCACGGACGCGCTTCGGCCAGCTCACTGCGGCGGGGCTCACCATGACGATCTTTTTCTACATCGCGATCAACCTGATGATGGTGATGGGCCTCGCTCCCGTCGTCGGCATCCCGCTGCCGCTCTTTTCCTATGGCGGGTCGTCGATGCTCACGATCATGACGTGCGTGGGCATCATTCTCGCGATCGAGAACGACAGCAAGACGGGCGCCCGCCGCTTTCACTAA
- a CDS encoding glutaredoxin family protein → MTKQAILHRMVMPGHICPYGLKAKYLLERRGYRVDDRWLTTREETDAFKAAHGVQTTPQTFIDGERIGGYDDLRRHFGLKVADPDATSYTPVIALFAMTALMALAASFAAYGNAFTLRTAEWFISFSMIVLALLKLQDVDKFATMFLNYDLLARRWVPYASLYPFAEGLAGVLMTAHALPWLSIPLALFIGGIGAVSVFKAVYIDKRDIKCACVGGSSKVPLGFVSLTENLMMIAMALWMARMWV, encoded by the coding sequence ATGACAAAACAGGCAATTCTTCATCGCATGGTCATGCCTGGGCACATCTGCCCCTATGGCCTGAAAGCCAAATATCTTCTCGAACGCCGCGGCTACAGGGTCGACGACCGCTGGCTGACGACGCGCGAGGAGACCGATGCGTTCAAGGCGGCGCATGGCGTCCAGACGACGCCGCAAACCTTCATCGACGGGGAACGGATCGGTGGTTATGACGATTTGCGCCGCCATTTCGGGCTGAAGGTCGCCGATCCCGACGCCACCAGCTACACCCCCGTCATCGCGCTGTTCGCGATGACGGCGCTGATGGCGCTGGCGGCGAGTTTTGCCGCCTATGGCAATGCCTTCACCCTGCGCACGGCCGAGTGGTTCATATCGTTCAGCATGATCGTGCTCGCGCTGCTGAAATTGCAGGATGTGGACAAGTTCGCGACGATGTTCCTGAACTACGACCTGCTCGCGCGCCGCTGGGTTCCCTATGCGAGCCTCTATCCGTTCGCCGAGGGACTTGCGGGCGTGCTGATGACCGCGCACGCGCTGCCCTGGCTGTCGATCCCGCTGGCGCTGTTCATCGGCGGCATCGGCGCGGTGTCGGTGTTCAAGGCGGTCTATATCGACAAGCGCGACATCAAATGCGCGTGCGTCGGCGGCAGCAGCAAGGTGCCGCTGGGGTTCGTATCGCTGACCGAAAATCTGATGATGATCGCGATGGCGCTGTGGATGGCGCGCATGTGGGTGTGA
- a CDS encoding rod shape-determining protein — protein sequence MSFFSRFLKFNSQDMAIDLGTANTVVYVRGKGIVLNEPSVVAVETLNGIKRVKAVGDDAKLMMGKTPDSIEAIRPLRDGVIADIDVAEQMIKHFITKVHGGKPNAFRSPEIVICVPSGSTSVERRAIRDAASNAGASEVYLIEEPMAAAIGADMPVTEPIGSMVVDIGGGTTEVAVLSLRGLAYTTSVRAGGDKMDEAIVSYVRRHHNLLIGESTAERIKKDFGIARIPADGTGMTIHIKGRDLVNGVPKEISINQAQIAEALSEPIGTIVEGVRIALENTAPELAADIVDQGIVLTGGGALIAELDELLRDATGLPVTVADDPLTCVAIGTGRAMEDPAFRGVLQQA from the coding sequence ATGTCTTTCTTTTCCCGGTTTCTGAAGTTCAATTCGCAAGACATGGCCATCGACCTCGGCACCGCGAATACGGTCGTCTATGTGCGCGGCAAGGGCATCGTGCTCAACGAACCGTCGGTCGTCGCGGTCGAGACGCTGAACGGGATCAAGCGGGTCAAGGCGGTCGGCGACGACGCCAAGCTGATGATGGGCAAGACCCCCGACAGCATCGAGGCGATCCGCCCGCTGCGCGACGGCGTCATCGCCGACATTGACGTCGCCGAACAGATGATCAAGCATTTCATCACCAAGGTGCATGGCGGCAAACCCAATGCCTTCCGCAGCCCCGAAATCGTGATCTGCGTGCCCTCGGGCTCCACGAGCGTCGAGCGCCGCGCGATCCGCGATGCGGCGTCGAATGCCGGCGCGAGCGAAGTCTATCTGATCGAGGAACCGATGGCCGCCGCGATCGGCGCCGACATGCCGGTAACCGAACCGATCGGGTCGATGGTCGTCGATATCGGCGGCGGCACCACCGAAGTCGCGGTGCTTTCGCTTCGCGGTCTCGCCTACACCACCTCGGTCCGCGCGGGCGGCGACAAAATGGACGAAGCGATCGTTTCCTATGTCCGCCGCCACCATAATCTACTGATCGGCGAATCGACCGCCGAGCGGATCAAGAAGGATTTCGGCATCGCGCGCATCCCGGCCGACGGCACCGGAATGACGATCCACATCAAGGGCCGCGACCTCGTCAACGGCGTGCCCAAGGAAATCTCGATCAACCAGGCACAGATTGCCGAGGCGCTGTCCGAACCGATCGGCACGATCGTTGAGGGCGTGCGCATCGCACTCGAAAATACCGCGCCCGAACTTGCCGCCGACATCGTCGACCAGGGCATCGTCTTGACCGGCGGCGGCGCGCTGATCGCCGAACTCGATGAGTTGCTGCGCGATGCGACCGGACTGCCGGTGACCGTCGCCGACGATCCGCTGACCTGCGTTGCGATCGGCACCGGTCGCGCAATGGAAGACCCCGCTTTCCGCGGCGTGCTCCAGCAAGCCTGA